In one Liolophura sinensis isolate JHLJ2023 chromosome 11, CUHK_Ljap_v2, whole genome shotgun sequence genomic region, the following are encoded:
- the LOC135478181 gene encoding vitelline envelope sperm lysin receptor-like, which translates to MTGVPMLSLVSDIPARAMAHCMNGDSPLTTTNNVHFSLSGTFGPLAFTEDCLFHKNGTTSYFVDVEVSWAERSRQKVEHHQVHTVSCMYDDHGFHVPSNGSKDHWFIAPKVPVPTEAKSRVSAPLSLRILDERGSEIFSRIPVGRRIKLVAEGSTGNTLAEEIKVLVKELARYEKRVSM; encoded by the exons ATGACTGGTGTCCCCATGTTGTCCCTGGTGTCGGACATCCCAGCCCGGGCCATGGCACACTGCATGAACGGGGATTCCCCTTTGACTACCACGAACAATGTCCACTTCAGCCTGTCCGGAACGTTTGGGCCTCTCGCCTTCACAGAAGACTGTCTCTTTCAC aaaaaCGGCACGACCAGCTACTTTGTGGATGTTGAAGTCAGCTGGGCGGAGAGAAGCCGGCAGAAAGTTGAACACCATCAAGTTCACACAGTGTCCTGCATGTACGACGATCACGGCTTTCATGTCCCCTCAAATGGGTCAAAAGATCACTG GTTCATTGCACCAAAAGTTCCCGTCCCCACAGAAGCCAAGTCTCGGGTCTCTGCTCCGCTCTCCCTGAGAATTCTGGACGAACGTGGGAGTGAAATCTTCTCCCGGATACCCGTGGGTAGACGGATTAAACTGGTGGCCGAAGGAAGTACAG GTAACACGCTAGCTGAGGAGATCAAAGTGCTGGTTAAAGAGCTGGCTCGATACGAAAAACGAGTTAGCATGTGA